The following proteins are co-located in the Castor canadensis chromosome 5, mCasCan1.hap1v2, whole genome shotgun sequence genome:
- the Rspo4 gene encoding R-spondin-4 — MVAGPNAQGKETVISPPPEIPQLQHGNTTQDGAMAHTRLTNSHLYLPPCPHAGPGLAAVGAVLGGNCTGCVTCSEENGCSTCQQRLFLFIRREGIRQYGKCVHDCPQGFFGIRGQEVNRCKKCGATCESCFSQDFCIRCKRRFYLYKGKCLAACPPGTLTHQSTQECQEECERGPWGSWSPCTHNGKTCGSAWGLETRVREAGRARQEEAATCQVLSESRKCPIQRPCPGERSLGKKGRKDRRPRKDRKLDRRPNGRPHHTAAQ, encoded by the exons ATGGTTGCTGGTCCCAATGCCCAGGGGAAGGAGACT GTCATTTCCCCTCCACCTGAGATTCCTCAGCTGCAACATGGCAACACCACCCAAGATGGCGCAA TGGCTCACACGCGGTTGACCAACTCTCACCTTTACCTCCCTCCCTGTCCGCACGCCGGCCCCGGTCTGGCTGCAGTAGGCGCTGTCCTGGGAGGCAACTGCACAGGCTGTGTCACGTGTTCTGAGGAGAATGGCTGCTCCACGTGCCAGCAGAGGCTCTTCTTGTTCATCCGCCGGGAAGGCATCCGCCAGTACGGCAAGTGTGTGCACGACTGTCCCCAGGGCTTCTTCGGCATCCGCGGCCAGGAAGTCAACAGGTGCAAAA AATGTGGGGCTACGTGCGAAAGCTGCTTCAGCCAGGACTTCTGCATCCGGTGCAAGAGGCGTTTCTACCTGTACAAGGGGAAGTGTCTGGCTGCCTGCCCACCAGGCACCTTGACCCACCAAAGCACACAGGAGTGCCAGG AGGAGTGTGAACGGGGCCCCTGGGGCAGCTGGAGCCCCTGTACACACAACGGGAAGACCTGTGGCTCTGCCTGGGGCCTGGAGACCCGGGTGCGGGAGGCTGGGCGAGCCAGGCAGGAGGAGGCAGCAACCTGCCAGGTGCTGTCTGAGTCAAGGAAATGCCCCATCCAGAGGCCCTGCCCAGGAG AGAGAAGCCTCGGGAAGAAGGGTCGGAAGGACCGGCGCCCGCGCAAGGACCGGAAGCTGGACCGCAGACCCAACGGGCGACCACACCACACAGCAGCTCAGTGA